From Streptomyces qinzhouensis, one genomic window encodes:
- the cbiE gene encoding precorrin-6y C5,15-methyltransferase (decarboxylating) subunit CbiE, producing the protein MTPAPPPSTAVPTAAVTVVGIGADGWDGIPGAARAELLAAEVVIGGPRQLGLLPPECAGERIPWPSPLRPAVPRLLAEHSGRRIAVLASGDPMFYGIGRAVTEVLGAGAVRVLPHPSSVSYACARLNWPVEDVEIVTVVGRPTARIAAALHEGRRLLVLSAGATTPGEVAALLRDRGFGPSPIRVLERLGGPGERTTGAVTADAWPTAAAPGDPLNIVAVECRRAPGALRLGAVPGLPDEAYEHDGQLTKRHIRAATLGVLAPAPGELLWDVGGGSGSIAVEWLRTHPSCRAVTVERDPVRAERIVRNAERLGVPGLRVVTGAAPEALAGLPRPDAVFIGGGLTAPGLLEACWQALAPGGRLVANTVTLESEALLAAAHRRHGGELVRLATARAVPVGGFTGWRQAMPVTQWAVEKPPEETGGPGPGAGPADRAVTAGTAGAEK; encoded by the coding sequence GTGACCCCCGCCCCACCCCCATCGACCGCCGTACCGACCGCGGCCGTGACCGTCGTCGGCATCGGCGCCGACGGCTGGGACGGCATCCCCGGCGCGGCCCGGGCGGAGCTCCTCGCCGCGGAGGTCGTCATCGGCGGTCCGCGTCAGCTCGGCCTGCTGCCGCCGGAGTGCGCCGGGGAGCGGATCCCCTGGCCCTCGCCGCTCCGGCCCGCCGTACCCCGGCTGCTCGCCGAGCACTCCGGCCGCCGGATCGCCGTACTGGCCAGTGGCGATCCCATGTTCTACGGCATCGGACGCGCCGTCACCGAGGTGCTCGGCGCCGGGGCCGTGCGCGTCCTGCCGCACCCGTCGTCCGTCTCGTACGCCTGTGCCCGTCTCAACTGGCCGGTCGAGGACGTCGAGATCGTCACCGTGGTGGGCCGCCCCACGGCCCGGATCGCGGCGGCCCTGCACGAGGGCCGCCGGCTGCTGGTGCTGAGCGCGGGCGCCACCACCCCCGGTGAGGTCGCCGCCCTGCTGCGGGACCGCGGTTTCGGACCGAGCCCGATCCGGGTCCTGGAGCGGCTCGGCGGCCCCGGGGAGCGCACGACCGGGGCGGTGACCGCCGACGCCTGGCCGACCGCGGCCGCGCCGGGCGATCCGCTCAACATCGTGGCCGTCGAATGCCGGCGCGCCCCGGGCGCCCTGCGGCTCGGCGCGGTGCCGGGCCTGCCGGACGAGGCGTACGAGCACGACGGCCAGCTCACCAAGCGGCATATCCGGGCCGCCACCCTCGGAGTGCTCGCCCCGGCCCCCGGCGAACTGCTGTGGGACGTCGGCGGCGGTTCCGGCTCCATCGCCGTCGAATGGCTGCGGACCCACCCGTCCTGCCGGGCCGTCACCGTCGAACGCGATCCGGTGCGGGCCGAGCGCATCGTCCGCAACGCCGAGCGGCTGGGCGTTCCGGGGCTGCGGGTGGTGACCGGTGCCGCGCCCGAGGCCCTCGCCGGACTGCCCCGGCCGGACGCCGTGTTCATCGGCGGCGGGCTGACCGCGCCCGGCCTGCTGGAGGCGTGCTGGCAGGCGCTGGCGCCCGGCGGCCGGCTGGTGGCCAACACGGTGACCCTGGAGTCCGAGGCGCTGCTGGCCGCGGCCCACCGCCGCCACGGGGGCGAGCTGGTGCGGCTGGCGACGGCGCGCGCGGTGCCCGTGGGCGGTTTCACCGGCTGGCGGCAGGCGATGCCCGTGACCCAGTGGGCCGTGGAGAAGCCCCCGGAGGAAACCGGCGGGCCCGGCCCCGGCGCCGGACCGGCGGACCGGGCAGTGACGGCAGGAACGGCAGGAGCAGAGAAATGA
- a CDS encoding cobalamin biosynthesis protein CobG, whose amino-acid sequence MLAAMSTAPVPPSSQATAVSRDRGDACPGTLKLHEADDGALARVRVPGGVLSTAQARALSAIARRLGDGELHLTSRGNVQLRGLRAGCGAELAAALAGAGLLPSPEHERVRNVVASPLSGLDGRGVRELRPWLTALDAALCASPAARALSGRFLFALDDGRGDMAALGADVTVRAVSGGAGDALIAAGAADRALRIAGDDAPRAALLIAEAFLRRVRESGARVWRIAELDLPPGESLRWVRGTLADHGIGSVPERWPDGPYETGAPPPGITGSALCVQAPLGRLTAAQWQEATDAAEGELRLTPWRGLVVPVPGLSAAAASAALGGLARTGLVTDPASPWLRTGACIGRPGCAKSRSDVRADAIRGLAAAGRSRLPLYWSGCERRCGRPPGDRIDVVAAPDGGYRLTGTAAGQPPRTASLDHPDQLAGALAAITP is encoded by the coding sequence ATGCTCGCCGCCATGTCCACGGCCCCCGTTCCTCCGTCGTCCCAGGCCACAGCGGTCTCACGGGACCGCGGCGACGCCTGCCCGGGGACCCTGAAACTGCACGAGGCCGATGACGGGGCGCTGGCCAGGGTCCGGGTGCCCGGTGGGGTGCTCAGCACCGCGCAGGCCCGGGCGCTGTCGGCGATCGCCCGGCGGCTGGGCGACGGCGAACTCCATCTGACCTCGCGGGGCAATGTGCAGTTGCGGGGGCTGCGGGCCGGCTGCGGTGCGGAGCTGGCGGCGGCGCTGGCCGGCGCCGGGCTGCTGCCGTCGCCGGAGCACGAGCGGGTCCGCAATGTCGTCGCCTCGCCGCTCTCCGGTCTGGACGGCCGTGGGGTAAGGGAGTTGCGGCCGTGGCTGACGGCCCTGGACGCGGCGCTGTGCGCGAGCCCGGCGGCGCGGGCACTGTCGGGCCGGTTCCTGTTCGCGCTCGACGACGGGCGCGGCGATATGGCCGCGCTGGGCGCCGATGTGACGGTACGGGCGGTTTCCGGAGGCGCCGGGGATGCGCTCATCGCCGCGGGGGCTGCGGACCGGGCGCTGCGGATCGCGGGGGACGATGCGCCACGGGCGGCACTCCTCATTGCAGAAGCGTTCCTGCGCAGGGTTCGGGAGTCCGGGGCCCGGGTCTGGCGCATCGCCGAACTGGACCTTCCGCCGGGCGAGTCGCTGCGGTGGGTCCGCGGCACACTGGCGGACCACGGCATCGGCTCCGTACCGGAGCGATGGCCGGACGGCCCGTACGAAACCGGCGCACCCCCTCCCGGAATCACCGGGTCCGCCCTCTGTGTCCAGGCCCCCCTGGGCCGGCTGACGGCCGCGCAGTGGCAGGAGGCGACGGATGCCGCCGAGGGCGAACTCCGGCTGACCCCGTGGCGCGGCCTCGTCGTCCCCGTCCCCGGGCTGAGCGCCGCGGCCGCGTCCGCCGCCCTCGGCGGGCTCGCCCGTACCGGTCTGGTCACCGACCCCGCTTCGCCCTGGCTGCGGACCGGGGCCTGTATCGGCCGCCCCGGCTGCGCGAAGTCGCGGTCCGACGTACGGGCGGACGCGATCCGCGGTCTGGCCGCCGCCGGCCGCTCCCGGCTGCCGCTGTACTGGTCCGGCTGCGAACGCCGCTGCGGCCGCCCGCCGGGCGACCGGATCGATGTGGTCGCCGCCCCGGACGGCGGCTACCGGCTCACCGGCACCGCCGCGGGACAGCCGCCGCGCACCGCCTCCCTGGACCATCCCGACCAGCTCGCCGGCGCACTGGCGGCGATCACCCCATGA
- a CDS encoding cobalt-precorrin-5B (C(1))-methyltransferase, with protein MSSETPGGRTAQLKHTGLRPGWTTGACATAATTAAYTALLTGDFPDPVTITLPRGQSPSFALAAEELAGGRAMAGIVKDAGDDPDVTHGALVRATVRRLPAGTGVVFRAGPGVGTVTRPGLPLPVGEPAVNPVPRRMMREHIARVAERYGGSGDVEITVAVDHGAELARSTWNPRLGILGGLSVLGTTGIVVPYSCSAWIDSIRRGVDVARAAGRTHVAACTGATSERTAVAVYGLPEDALLDMGDFAGAVLKYLRRHPVERLTVCGGFAKLSKLAAGHLDLHSARSQVDKGFLAALAGRGGADRTLTAAVADANTGLAALQSCRAAGVPLGDLVATEARDQALAVLRGAPVAVDAICIDRAGAVVGRSTVA; from the coding sequence ATGAGCAGCGAGACCCCAGGGGGCCGCACCGCCCAACTCAAGCACACCGGTCTGCGGCCCGGCTGGACGACCGGTGCCTGTGCGACCGCGGCGACGACCGCCGCGTACACCGCGCTGCTCACCGGCGACTTCCCCGACCCGGTGACGATCACCCTGCCGCGGGGGCAGTCGCCGTCGTTCGCGCTCGCCGCGGAGGAACTGGCCGGCGGGCGCGCCATGGCCGGGATCGTGAAGGACGCCGGTGACGATCCGGACGTCACCCATGGGGCGCTGGTCCGGGCGACGGTACGGCGACTGCCCGCCGGCACCGGGGTCGTGTTCCGGGCGGGGCCCGGCGTGGGCACGGTCACCCGCCCCGGGCTGCCGCTGCCCGTCGGTGAGCCCGCCGTGAACCCGGTGCCGCGGCGGATGATGCGCGAGCACATCGCCCGGGTCGCGGAGCGGTACGGCGGCAGCGGCGATGTGGAGATCACGGTCGCCGTCGACCACGGCGCGGAGCTCGCCCGCTCCACCTGGAACCCCCGGCTCGGCATCCTCGGCGGGCTCTCCGTCCTCGGCACGACCGGGATCGTGGTGCCGTACTCCTGCTCGGCGTGGATCGACTCCATCCGGCGCGGGGTGGATGTGGCCCGGGCGGCCGGACGCACCCATGTCGCGGCGTGCACCGGCGCCACCTCCGAACGTACGGCCGTCGCCGTGTACGGACTGCCCGAGGACGCCCTCCTCGACATGGGCGACTTCGCGGGCGCCGTACTGAAGTACCTGCGCCGCCACCCGGTGGAGCGGCTGACGGTCTGCGGCGGCTTCGCCAAGCTCTCCAAACTCGCCGCCGGCCATCTCGACCTGCACTCCGCGAGGTCCCAGGTCGACAAGGGGTTCCTCGCCGCGCTCGCCGGACGCGGCGGTGCGGACCGGACGCTGACCGCCGCGGTGGCGGACGCCAACACCGGGCTCGCCGCGCTCCAGTCGTGCCGGGCGGCCGGGGTACCGCTCGGCGATCTGGTCGCGACGGAGGCGCGCGATCAGGCCCTGGCCGTGCTGCGCGGGGCCCCGGTCGCGGTGGATGCGATCTGCATCGACCGGGCGGGGGCCGTGGTGGGGCGCAGCACGGTGGCCTGA
- a CDS encoding precorrin-2 C(20)-methyltransferase, with the protein MSGKLYGVGLGPGDPSLMTVRAVRTVAEAEVIAYHSARHGRSIARSIAAEHIRADHIEEALVYPLTTETTDHPGGYRGAMEDFYAEAAARLAVHLDAGRTVAVLAEGDPMFYGSYMHMHKRLADRYDTEVIPGVTSVSAAAARLGTPLAEGEEVLTILPGTLPEEELTARLAATDAAVVMKLGRTFPKVRRALETSGRLPEARYVERATMAGERLAALSEVAEESVPYFSVAVLPSRIGAGTSERVPSGPGEVVVVGTGPAGPLWLTPESRGALAAADDLVGYTTYLDRVPARPGQRRHGSDNRVEAERAEFALQLARQGRRVAVVSGGDPGVFAMATAVLEVASAAAYADVPVRVLPGVTAANAAAARAGAPLGHDYATVSLSDRLKPWEVIAGRLRAAAAADLVLALYNPGSRSRTWQVGKARELLLEHRAPDTPVVVARDVGGPGERVRIVRLADLDPAEVDMRTILLVGSSQTRVVRRGDGEEVVWTPRRYPED; encoded by the coding sequence ATGAGCGGCAAGCTGTACGGAGTGGGGCTCGGCCCCGGCGACCCGTCCCTGATGACCGTCCGGGCCGTCCGGACCGTCGCCGAAGCGGAGGTGATCGCCTACCACAGCGCCCGGCACGGCCGGTCCATCGCCCGGTCCATCGCGGCGGAGCACATCCGGGCCGACCACATCGAAGAGGCACTGGTCTATCCGCTCACCACCGAGACCACCGACCATCCCGGCGGCTATCGGGGCGCGATGGAGGACTTCTACGCGGAGGCCGCCGCCCGGCTGGCCGTGCATCTGGACGCGGGCCGCACGGTCGCGGTCCTCGCCGAGGGCGATCCGATGTTCTACGGCTCCTATATGCATATGCACAAGCGGCTCGCCGACCGCTACGACACCGAGGTGATCCCCGGGGTGACCTCGGTATCGGCCGCGGCAGCCCGGCTGGGCACCCCGCTCGCCGAGGGCGAGGAGGTGCTGACGATCCTGCCGGGCACCCTGCCCGAGGAGGAGCTGACGGCCCGGCTCGCCGCCACCGACGCGGCCGTGGTGATGAAGCTGGGGCGCACCTTTCCCAAGGTCCGCCGGGCGCTGGAAACGTCCGGCCGGCTGCCCGAGGCGCGTTATGTGGAGCGGGCCACCATGGCCGGGGAGCGGCTGGCCGCTCTCTCCGAGGTGGCGGAGGAGTCGGTTCCGTACTTCTCGGTCGCGGTGCTGCCGAGCCGGATCGGCGCCGGGACCTCCGAGCGGGTGCCCAGCGGCCCCGGCGAGGTCGTCGTGGTCGGCACCGGCCCGGCGGGCCCGCTCTGGCTGACGCCGGAGAGCCGCGGCGCTCTGGCCGCCGCCGACGATCTGGTCGGCTACACCACCTATCTGGACCGGGTGCCCGCCCGCCCCGGCCAGCGGCGCCACGGCTCCGATAACCGGGTCGAGGCCGAGCGCGCCGAGTTCGCGCTGCAACTGGCCCGGCAGGGCAGGCGGGTGGCCGTCGTCTCCGGCGGCGACCCCGGGGTCTTCGCGATGGCCACGGCCGTACTGGAGGTGGCGTCCGCGGCGGCCTACGCCGATGTGCCGGTACGGGTACTGCCCGGGGTGACCGCCGCCAACGCCGCGGCCGCCCGGGCGGGCGCGCCGCTGGGCCACGACTATGCGACCGTCTCCCTCTCGGACCGGCTCAAGCCCTGGGAGGTCATCGCGGGCCGGCTGCGCGCCGCCGCCGCCGCGGACCTGGTGCTGGCGCTGTACAACCCCGGTTCCCGGAGCCGGACCTGGCAGGTCGGCAAGGCCCGGGAACTGCTGCTCGAGCACCGGGCCCCGGACACTCCCGTCGTCGTCGCCCGGGATGTGGGCGGCCCCGGCGAGCGGGTACGGATCGTGCGGCTCGCGGATCTGGACCCGGCCGAGGTCGATATGCGGACGATCCTGCTCGTGGGCTCCTCGCAGACCCGGGTGGTACGGCGCGGCGACGGCGAGGAGGTCGTCTGGACGCCGCGCCGCTACCCGGAGGACTGA
- a CDS encoding cobalt-precorrin-6A reductase, giving the protein MHVLILGGTTEARRLAESLAAGRPPGLRVTNSLAGRVAAPRLPPGEIRIGGFGGADGLADWLRTHAVDAVVDATHPFAGTISFNAARAAAGARVPLLALRRPGWEPADGDDWHEAGSLDEAAELLPALGSRIFLTTGRTGLAAFTGLDGLWFLVRSVDPPEGPRPSQTTVLLDRGPFTLDGERDVLRRHRIDVVVTKDSGGAATAPKLTAAREAGLPVVVVRRPPAPEDLPVVTGPAEAVRWIGEVYGRRGPLGQSSG; this is encoded by the coding sequence GTGCATGTGCTGATTCTCGGCGGCACCACCGAGGCCCGCCGGCTGGCCGAGTCGCTGGCGGCCGGCCGGCCGCCGGGGCTGCGGGTGACGAACTCGCTGGCCGGGCGGGTGGCGGCGCCCCGGCTGCCGCCGGGTGAGATACGGATCGGCGGCTTCGGGGGAGCCGACGGGCTCGCCGACTGGCTGCGGACCCACGCGGTGGACGCCGTCGTCGACGCCACGCACCCCTTCGCCGGGACGATCAGCTTCAACGCGGCCCGGGCCGCCGCCGGCGCCCGGGTCCCGCTGCTCGCCCTGCGCCGCCCGGGCTGGGAACCGGCGGACGGCGACGACTGGCACGAGGCGGGCTCCCTCGACGAGGCGGCGGAGCTGCTGCCCGCGCTCGGCAGCCGTATCTTCCTCACCACCGGACGTACCGGCCTGGCGGCCTTCACCGGCCTCGACGGCCTGTGGTTCCTCGTCCGCTCGGTCGACCCGCCCGAAGGACCGCGGCCGTCGCAGACGACCGTGCTGCTGGACCGGGGCCCGTTCACCCTCGACGGAGAGCGGGACGTGCTGCGCCGCCACCGGATCGATGTGGTGGTCACCAAGGACAGCGGGGGAGCGGCCACCGCGCCGAAGCTGACGGCCGCCCGGGAGGCCGGGCTGCCGGTCGTGGTGGTCCGCAGGCCCCCGGCACCCGAGGACCTGCCCGTCGTCACCGGTCCGGCCGAGGCGGTCCGCTGGATCGGCGAGGTGTACGGGCGCCGCGGGCCCCTGGGTCAGTCCTCCGGGTAG
- a CDS encoding precorrin-8X methylmutase, with amino-acid sequence MTTYDYEKDGAEIYRRSFATIRAEADLAALPADVSRVAVRMIHACGMVDLVRDLAHSPGVVARAREALHAGAPIFCDVQMVASGVTRKRLPAGNDVLCTLGDPAVPALAAQLGTTRSAAAMELWRDRLEGSVVAVGNAPTALFRLLEMIEAGAPRPAAVIGVPVGFIGAAESKDALAADPSGLEYLVVRGRRGGSAMAAAALNAIASEDE; translated from the coding sequence GTGACCACGTACGACTACGAGAAGGACGGGGCGGAGATCTACCGCCGGTCCTTCGCCACCATTCGCGCGGAGGCGGACCTTGCGGCCCTGCCCGCCGACGTCAGCCGGGTCGCGGTCCGGATGATCCACGCCTGCGGCATGGTCGACCTGGTACGCGACCTCGCCCACTCCCCCGGTGTGGTCGCCCGCGCCCGGGAGGCCCTGCACGCCGGTGCGCCGATCTTCTGCGATGTGCAGATGGTCGCCAGCGGGGTGACCCGCAAGCGGCTGCCCGCCGGCAACGACGTTCTGTGCACCCTCGGCGATCCGGCCGTGCCCGCGCTGGCGGCGCAGCTCGGCACCACCCGCAGCGCCGCGGCCATGGAGCTGTGGCGCGACCGTCTTGAAGGGTCCGTGGTCGCCGTCGGCAACGCGCCCACCGCGCTCTTCCGCCTGCTGGAGATGATCGAAGCGGGCGCGCCCCGCCCGGCCGCCGTCATCGGCGTGCCCGTCGGCTTCATCGGCGCGGCCGAGTCCAAGGACGCCCTGGCCGCCGATCCGTCCGGTCTGGAGTATCTGGTCGTCCGGGGCCGTCGCGGCGGCAGCGCCATGGCCGCCGCGGCGCTCAACGCGATCGCGAGTGAGGACGAATGA
- the cobM gene encoding precorrin-4 C(11)-methyltransferase has translation MTVYFIGAGPGAADLITVRGARRLAACQVCLYAGSLVPRELLAECPPDARLVDTAQLDLDAITAEFVRAHEAGHDVARLHSGDPSVFSAVAEQMRRLDAAGIPYEVVPGVPAFAAAAAALKRELTVPTVGQTVVLTRIAQRATPMPDGEDLATLGRSGALIVLHLAARYADRVVAELLPHYGADCPAAVVAYASRPDELIIRGTLDEIAGKVKEAGVVRTAVIMVGRTLGAEQFRDSHLYSPERDRHSC, from the coding sequence ATGACCGTGTACTTCATCGGTGCCGGGCCCGGCGCCGCCGACCTGATCACGGTGCGCGGCGCCCGGCGGCTCGCCGCTTGTCAGGTCTGTCTGTACGCGGGAAGCCTGGTGCCCCGCGAACTGCTCGCCGAATGCCCGCCGGACGCCAGACTGGTGGACACCGCACAGCTCGACCTGGACGCGATCACCGCCGAGTTCGTCCGCGCGCACGAGGCGGGGCACGATGTGGCCCGGCTGCACTCCGGGGACCCGTCCGTGTTCAGCGCGGTCGCCGAGCAGATGCGGCGGCTGGACGCGGCGGGCATACCGTACGAGGTCGTTCCCGGCGTTCCGGCCTTCGCCGCCGCGGCGGCCGCGCTGAAGCGGGAGCTGACCGTGCCGACGGTCGGCCAGACCGTCGTCCTGACCCGGATCGCGCAGCGGGCGACGCCCATGCCGGACGGCGAGGACCTCGCGACCCTCGGCCGCAGCGGTGCGCTGATCGTGCTGCATCTGGCCGCGCGGTACGCGGACCGGGTGGTGGCGGAGTTGCTGCCGCACTACGGCGCCGACTGCCCGGCCGCCGTGGTCGCCTATGCCTCCCGGCCCGACGAGCTGATCATCCGCGGCACGCTCGACGAGATCGCCGGGAAGGTGAAGGAGGCGGGGGTGGTACGGACGGCCGTGATCATGGTCGGCCGGACGCTGGGCGCGGAGCAGTTCCGCGACAGTCACCTGTACTCGCCGGAGCGGGACCGCCACAGCTGCTGA